A single genomic interval of Mycolicibacterium sp. MU0053 harbors:
- the stf0 gene encoding trehalose 2-sulfotransferase yields the protein MSASPAAYLVLASQRSGSTLLVESLRSTGMAGQPAEFFQFLPATSQAPQPSEWFAGVEDPSITRLLDPFDPGTPDLASARTWRDYIRTVGRTPNGVWGGKLMWNQTSVLLSRAKNLPDRSGDGLRSAIRDVVGEEPLYIYVHRPDVVAQAVSFWRALQTRVWRGTPEPCRDARAQYHAGAIGHLVATLRAQDDGWRRWFAEEGINPIDVPYPLLARNLSQVAGTILKALALDPVPPPGPALQRQADERSREWVDRYRIDAVRFGLPR from the coding sequence GTGTCAGCTAGTCCCGCGGCCTACCTCGTACTGGCCTCCCAGCGCAGCGGGAGCACCTTGCTGGTGGAGTCGCTGCGCTCGACCGGGATGGCGGGTCAACCCGCGGAGTTCTTTCAGTTCCTGCCCGCCACCAGCCAGGCGCCGCAACCCTCCGAGTGGTTCGCGGGGGTGGAGGATCCGTCGATCACGCGTCTGCTGGACCCGTTCGACCCCGGCACTCCGGACCTCGCCTCGGCCCGCACCTGGCGCGATTACATCCGCACCGTCGGTCGCACGCCGAACGGGGTCTGGGGCGGCAAGTTGATGTGGAATCAGACATCAGTGCTGCTCAGCCGCGCCAAGAACCTCCCAGACCGCAGCGGCGACGGATTGCGTTCGGCAATCCGCGATGTCGTCGGCGAGGAGCCGCTGTACATCTATGTGCACCGTCCCGACGTGGTGGCACAGGCAGTGTCGTTCTGGCGCGCATTGCAGACCCGGGTCTGGCGTGGCACCCCCGAGCCGTGCCGAGATGCCCGGGCGCAGTATCACGCCGGCGCCATCGGGCACCTGGTGGCGACCCTGCGCGCCCAGGACGACGGGTGGCGCCGGTGGTTCGCCGAAGAGGGCATCAACCCCATTGACGTGCCGTATCCGCTGTTGGCCCGCAACCTTTCTCAGGTTGCCGGCACGATTCTGAAAGCCTTGGCACTGGATCCGGTGCCGCCGCCCGGGCCCGCGCTGCAGCGCCAGGCCGACGAGCGCTCCCGGGAGTGGGTGGATCGCTACCGAATCGATGCGGTGCGGTTCGGTCTGCCCCGGTGA
- a CDS encoding GAP family protein — MWTAVVVMAVAVIFEPIRIGLGVLMLNRPRPLLQLAVFLCGGFAMGIGVGLAVLFLLRTTPLAGTDTVSVAGVQIAVGIAVLLVAAWIAVARVRPAPVPQPAIALAGNGTGPAPVAAVAANDRSVRGWVRRTLTGDSLWVAWVAGMGTALPSANYLGAMAVILASDAAAPAQALALVLFNVVAFTLVELPLLSYLVAPQRTLGVMAALHTWLATRPRRDIALLVAASGCVVLVLGLAQL; from the coding sequence ATGTGGACGGCCGTGGTGGTGATGGCGGTCGCGGTGATCTTCGAGCCGATCCGGATCGGCTTGGGTGTCCTGATGCTCAACAGGCCGCGGCCGCTGCTGCAACTCGCGGTGTTCCTGTGCGGCGGGTTCGCCATGGGCATCGGCGTCGGCCTGGCGGTCCTGTTCCTGCTGCGCACCACCCCCCTCGCCGGCACCGATACCGTCTCGGTTGCGGGTGTGCAGATCGCCGTCGGTATCGCGGTGCTGTTGGTTGCGGCCTGGATCGCGGTGGCCCGGGTCCGGCCCGCGCCGGTCCCCCAGCCGGCAATTGCCTTGGCAGGTAACGGTACTGGCCCAGCCCCTGTAGCTGCTGTCGCCGCAAACGACCGTTCGGTGCGGGGCTGGGTCCGGCGAACGCTCACCGGGGATTCGCTGTGGGTGGCGTGGGTCGCCGGGATGGGCACCGCACTGCCGTCGGCGAACTATCTCGGTGCCATGGCCGTGATCCTGGCCTCCGACGCCGCTGCCCCGGCCCAGGCGCTGGCACTGGTGCTCTTCAACGTCGTTGCCTTCACGCTGGTCGAGCTTCCCCTGCTGAGTTATCTGGTGGCCCCGCAACGAACCCTGGGTGTCATGGCCGCACTGCACACCTGGCTTGCGACGCGCCCGAGGCGGGACATCGCGTTGTTGGTCGCCGCAAGCGGTTGTGTGGTGCTGGTGCTGGGACTGGCCCAGCTGTGA
- a CDS encoding PE-PPE domain-containing protein, with translation MSRLFAAMVAAGMVGSATFLGGAYASAETAVIVPGTAPSPYPALRALYHFDPASRVAIGENYYDSAGAPRQVVPYPGSLWPLTGKDSPTLGNSVAVGTDNLGATIRDTEGPVAVTGLSQGVLALNAEQARLAHDPSAPPPGDLTFIKAGNPDRLFTKYFRPGTRLPGLDYTVPGAVESQYDTVEIVGQYDIFSDPLDRPGNLVALANALAAGGTNHTATAFSDPAQIAPENVRVTTNSRGATTTTYFLPAEELPLVQLLRDAGISGPMADEMEQVLRPVVARAYGPAPAPVRPALRLPALAHGLPNLAPVTIPINATTNVVSAVNTARVVNQIRQALPKKNKNPLPKIGILPKGKNKKR, from the coding sequence ATGAGCAGACTATTCGCGGCGATGGTGGCTGCGGGAATGGTGGGATCCGCAACGTTCCTGGGCGGTGCCTACGCCTCCGCGGAGACGGCCGTGATCGTCCCGGGCACCGCGCCGTCGCCGTATCCGGCGTTGCGCGCGTTGTACCACTTCGACCCGGCCAGCCGCGTCGCGATCGGCGAGAACTATTACGACAGCGCCGGCGCGCCGCGGCAGGTGGTCCCGTATCCGGGCAGCCTCTGGCCGCTGACGGGCAAAGACTCTCCGACACTGGGCAACTCGGTGGCCGTCGGCACCGACAACCTAGGTGCGACCATTCGCGACACCGAGGGACCCGTTGCGGTGACGGGACTTTCGCAGGGCGTGCTGGCGTTGAACGCCGAGCAGGCCCGGCTCGCCCACGATCCCAGCGCACCGCCGCCCGGCGACCTCACCTTCATCAAGGCCGGCAACCCCGACCGTCTTTTCACCAAGTATTTCCGGCCCGGCACCCGCCTGCCGGGGCTGGACTACACCGTTCCCGGCGCTGTCGAAAGTCAGTACGACACCGTCGAAATCGTGGGTCAGTACGACATCTTCAGCGATCCATTGGACCGACCGGGCAACCTGGTGGCGTTGGCCAATGCGCTGGCCGCCGGCGGCACCAACCACACCGCGACGGCGTTCTCCGACCCGGCACAGATCGCACCCGAGAACGTCCGGGTCACCACGAACAGCCGGGGCGCCACGACCACCACCTATTTCCTCCCGGCCGAGGAGTTACCGCTGGTGCAGTTGCTGCGCGACGCCGGGATCTCCGGTCCCATGGCAGACGAGATGGAACAGGTGCTGCGCCCCGTCGTGGCGCGCGCCTACGGTCCCGCGCCGGCACCGGTGCGGCCGGCCCTCCGGTTGCCGGCACTGGCGCACGGGTTGCCCAACCTCGCTCCGGTCACCATCCCGATCAACGCCACCACCAACGTCGTTTCCGCGGTGAACACCGCGCGGGTGGTGAACCAGATTCGCCAGGCCCTGCCGAAGAAGAACAAGAATCCACTGCCCAAGATCGGCATACTTCCCAAGGGCAAGAACAAGAAGCGTTGA
- a CDS encoding RND family transporter gives MRWPWVVIALWIALAVVLPMTMPTLKQMAEEHPVAILPSDAPAMAASKAMLDAFQQSGTDSFVVVVLVNDDGLGRADEATYRALVETLRDQMSQDAKLQDFLSAPALRDAMTSQDDRAWLLPINLEGGLGTPRSKEAFTRVSDIVEETVGGSTLTAYLTGPAATVADLNVVGEHDLFVIEAAITVLVLLILLLIYRNPVTMFLPLVSIGIAIVVAQPAVAGVAQLGLGIANQTIVFMSGMMVGAGTDYAVFVISRYHDFLRTGYDSDVAVRLALGSIGKVIAASAATVAVTFLGMSFTRLGLFASVGPALAIAIAIAFLAAVTLLPAVMVLVGRRGWIAPRKDLTTRFWRRSGIRIVRRPRTHLVASLLVLAILAGCMSLASYNYDDRKALPAWAQSSQGYTALEQHFPLNSIIPEYLVIQSPHDLRSPQALADLEQLAQRISQLPGVAMVRGITRPTGEPLEQARVAYQAGEVGKQLKDGSAQIDQNSGDLGKLRSGADELADSLGDVRGQIGTAIGKARTLVGVLSNVQGAVGGNKALKDIDNAVKLVGDMRALGDAIGVNLTNLKNSFDWIAPVLGALNASPVCDLDVGCANARIQLARLDKASKDGTFDRLADLARQLQDTQATNTLADTTRSLRRAVELASSAMRSLGADNPDGLQARLNGFQQGANTLAEASRQVADGVDRLVGETLQMSGGLAEASQFLLALKQDASTPAMAGFYVPPQTFGVEEFKKAAQLFISPDGHAVRYLVQTELNPFSTGAMDQVNDIVRTAQGAQPNTTLAEASVSVVGYPVVLRDTRDFYNGDIRLIVLVTILVVLLILVVLLRAIVAPIYLILSVVLSYLSALGIGAVVFQFLLGQEMHWSVPGLTFIILVAVGADYNMLLISRIREESVVGLRLGVIRTVGSTGGVITAAGLIFAATMFGLLFSSISTMVQSGFVVGVGLLLDTFVVRTITVPAAATLIGKANWWPSRQSPNFL, from the coding sequence GTGCGGTGGCCGTGGGTGGTGATTGCGCTGTGGATCGCGCTCGCGGTGGTCCTTCCGATGACCATGCCGACCCTCAAACAGATGGCCGAAGAACATCCGGTGGCCATCCTGCCGTCGGATGCGCCCGCGATGGCGGCCAGCAAGGCCATGCTGGATGCCTTTCAGCAGTCCGGCACCGACAGCTTCGTCGTCGTGGTGCTGGTCAACGACGACGGGCTCGGACGTGCCGACGAGGCGACCTACCGCGCCCTGGTGGAAACGCTGCGGGACCAGATGTCCCAGGACGCCAAGTTGCAGGACTTCCTGAGCGCACCGGCGCTTCGAGACGCCATGACCAGTCAGGACGACAGAGCCTGGTTGCTACCGATCAACCTCGAAGGGGGCCTGGGGACGCCGCGGTCCAAGGAGGCCTTTACCCGGGTTTCCGACATCGTCGAAGAGACCGTCGGGGGGTCCACGCTCACGGCGTATCTGACCGGGCCGGCGGCCACCGTCGCCGATCTCAACGTCGTCGGCGAGCACGACCTGTTCGTCATCGAAGCGGCCATCACCGTCTTGGTGCTGCTGATCCTGCTGCTGATCTATCGCAACCCGGTGACCATGTTCCTACCGTTGGTCTCGATCGGGATCGCCATCGTCGTGGCCCAACCGGCGGTGGCCGGGGTGGCACAACTGGGCCTGGGTATCGCGAACCAGACCATCGTGTTCATGAGCGGCATGATGGTCGGCGCGGGTACCGACTATGCGGTCTTTGTGATCAGCCGCTATCACGACTTCCTCAGGACGGGATACGACTCGGACGTCGCCGTGCGGCTCGCGTTGGGATCGATCGGCAAGGTGATCGCCGCGTCGGCCGCCACGGTGGCGGTGACATTCCTGGGGATGTCCTTCACCCGGCTCGGGCTGTTCGCATCGGTGGGTCCGGCGCTGGCCATCGCCATCGCGATCGCCTTCCTGGCGGCCGTGACGCTGCTGCCGGCCGTCATGGTCCTGGTCGGACGCCGCGGCTGGATAGCCCCGCGCAAGGACCTGACAACCCGGTTCTGGCGACGTTCGGGCATCCGCATCGTGCGGCGTCCGCGCACCCATCTGGTGGCCAGCCTGCTGGTGCTGGCGATCCTGGCCGGGTGTATGTCGCTGGCCAGCTACAACTACGACGACCGCAAGGCGCTGCCGGCGTGGGCACAGAGCTCCCAGGGATACACCGCGCTGGAGCAACACTTTCCGCTCAACTCGATCATCCCCGAATACCTGGTGATCCAGTCGCCGCACGATCTGCGGTCTCCGCAGGCGTTGGCGGACCTCGAACAGCTGGCCCAGCGGATCAGCCAGTTGCCCGGGGTGGCGATGGTGCGCGGCATCACCCGTCCCACCGGTGAACCGCTGGAGCAGGCCCGGGTGGCCTATCAGGCCGGCGAGGTCGGCAAGCAGCTCAAGGACGGCTCGGCGCAGATCGACCAGAACTCGGGCGATTTGGGCAAGCTGCGTTCGGGCGCCGACGAGTTGGCCGACAGTCTCGGCGACGTGCGGGGTCAGATCGGCACCGCGATCGGCAAGGCGCGCACGCTGGTCGGGGTGTTGTCGAACGTCCAGGGTGCGGTGGGCGGCAACAAGGCCCTGAAAGACATCGACAACGCGGTGAAACTCGTCGGTGACATGCGCGCGCTCGGTGACGCGATCGGGGTGAACCTCACCAATCTGAAGAACAGTTTCGATTGGATCGCCCCGGTGCTCGGGGCGCTGAACGCCAGCCCGGTGTGCGACCTCGACGTGGGGTGCGCCAATGCGCGAATCCAACTGGCACGGCTGGACAAAGCCAGCAAGGACGGCACCTTCGATCGGCTGGCCGACCTGGCCCGGCAGCTTCAGGACACCCAGGCCACGAACACCCTGGCCGACACCACGCGCAGCCTGCGGCGCGCGGTGGAACTGGCCTCCAGTGCGATGCGGTCGCTGGGGGCCGACAATCCCGACGGGCTCCAGGCTCGCCTCAACGGGTTCCAGCAGGGCGCAAACACCCTGGCCGAGGCCAGCCGCCAGGTCGCCGACGGGGTCGACCGACTCGTGGGGGAGACCCTGCAGATGAGCGGGGGACTCGCGGAGGCCTCACAGTTCCTGTTGGCGCTCAAGCAGGATGCGTCGACGCCGGCGATGGCCGGGTTCTACGTGCCACCGCAGACCTTCGGCGTCGAGGAGTTCAAAAAGGCCGCGCAACTGTTCATCTCGCCCGACGGCCACGCCGTGCGCTATCTGGTGCAGACCGAACTCAACCCGTTCAGCACCGGTGCGATGGATCAGGTGAATGACATTGTCCGCACCGCGCAGGGCGCGCAGCCGAACACCACGTTGGCCGAGGCGTCGGTGTCGGTGGTGGGCTACCCCGTTGTGCTGCGTGACACGCGGGACTTCTACAACGGCGACATCCGGCTGATCGTGCTGGTCACCATCCTGGTGGTGCTGCTGATCCTGGTGGTGCTGCTGCGCGCGATCGTGGCGCCGATCTATCTGATTCTCTCGGTGGTGCTGTCCTACCTGTCCGCGCTGGGGATCGGGGCGGTGGTGTTCCAGTTCCTGCTCGGCCAGGAGATGCATTGGAGCGTACCGGGATTGACCTTCATCATCCTGGTCGCGGTGGGTGCCGACTACAACATGTTGCTGATCTCCAGGATCCGGGAGGAGTCCGTGGTGGGCTTGCGGCTCGGCGTCATTCGCACTGTCGGCTCTACCGGCGGCGTGATCACGGCGGCCGGGTTGATCTTCGCGGCCACCATGTTCGGGCTGCTGTTCAGCAGCATCAGCACCATGGTGCAGTCGGGCTTCGTCGTCGGGGTGGGCCTGCTGCTGGACACCTTCGTGGTGCGGACCATCACGGTGCCGGCGGCCGCCACCTTGATCGGCAAGGCGAACTGGTGGCCCTCCCGGCAGAGCCCGAACTTCCTTTGA